The Punica granatum isolate Tunisia-2019 chromosome 4, ASM765513v2, whole genome shotgun sequence sequence AAAATAGTTCATTTCGTTCAACTACAGGAAAGGAGTACAATTACATAAGCACAGACTAAACAGACACTAGGAAAATACAAGAAAGACGCACATAAGTGAAGCAAATCACCGGAAAGACAGACGCAACCGTAATACCAGTGTAGCGTTTGCTGTAATTTGGTTTTCGGACATATTCCACAGCTTGGAAACTCTGGAGTCCGGTACCGACTTACTTTGTATGCCATTTAGGACGTTGTGCTGCAAAAGGATTGAACAAGCCACGAGGCAGGTCAGGATCTAGGCATTTTACCATTCCCAGTGTGCTAGAGGGCGTCGATTCATGGCCCTGAGGCCCTAAAATAAAAACCTGAGTCTTTGAATCAGATAATCTCAAGGAGATCTCCGCGAGAGGCTGCAGATACTACTCCAACAAGCTCTATTCACCATTTGGGGGCGGTTGAGCTGGTCATCCAAGTCGAAGCTGATCGAAGCGGACATGCCGGCCGAGGAAGCTGGCGGGCAGACTTTGCTTCTTATATAGAAAGAAGGTTCTGAAGAGAGAATAAATGTAACCTCATCATATGCAGATGCAGTctcttgaaaaatatattttgcaCAATCTGGTTCTGGAAACATGGACCGGGGCACAAAGAAATGGCGAGGATTCGGGACATATCATCTTCCAGAAAACCCACTTCAACTGAACAATAGTACGACTCTTGCTtggtggaaaagaaaaagcctTGACAGAATTGGTGTCATATAGATAATCTCCTTTTTTCACTGTGGCCTAATCAAGCCATCTGGACAAAACCGAGATAGACGCAAATTCAGGTTCTCATTCAGTGCACCGAGCAATAATGTTCTCGCGAACTAATACTTTTAAGCCATAATCTAAGGAGCACCACTTTAGTAACTGTTTAAGCACAAAATTAAAAACGAAAACTGATTTTAATTAGCATAAATCCAAGAATTTAAGTAGTAATTCTCATGAGTAATACATACATGATGCAGAAGACGAAGCTATCTTGTAAACTCATCAGGCAAAACTCTCACAAATTGGTGCGATCTGAGAAGTCTCCTTTTTCTTATAGTCGTCTAATCAAGTCATCTGGAACAAAGTCGGGGTAGATGCGCAATGAAGTTCTCattcatcattatctatgagcctTTCTCTCGTCAAACTGCTGGTACCATCTTCTGCATCTTGCAGGAACCATCTGTTAAGCCGCTCCGATGCTTTAAGTACCTATCATGAGCAGAATCATGGGAAATTCCCGGTACCAACTTCAAGAAAGCACGACTTTAAGCATTAAGATCTACTAGCTAGATACCTGCTCATCCCAATTGGTTCTGTAGGTGATGAATCCGAGTATCAGTGTCTGTACTGCTATCCCTATTGTCATCCCAATCCATATACCCTGCGGAATCACAGGTAATAATTTTCTTGTAAGTTATAACAGTGATCTGAGGACAGCGAGCTGTTATCAGGCCACAAGGTAGTCCAAAACAATCTGAACCAAAACTCATAATTCAAAATGTCTGGTTAAATTAGTTAGATTTTGCAGTACTTTTATTACCCGAACTTGTAGATTGGCTACATAACCAAGCACAACTCCTAGAGGCACCCCAATCACATAGTAGCATCCAATGTTGACATAGGCCACCATACTCTGCGTCCCAGCTCCAATTGCCGCCCCTAAGACGTTGAAAATACATTAAAAAGATAGAATCTTCACCTTTAGACGATTGAGTTGATAATTCAAAGAGTCATCAGGGAAAGAGTATACAATTGATTGGAAATATTTACCCAAGAGAACTGACTGAACGCTGTATAGCAAAATCGTAAATGCAAGCAAGACCGAGAGGCTAGCAACCTCATCTGCGATGTCCTCTTTGCTCGTGAATATGTAGGCGATTTGACGGCCGAAGACTAGGCAGAGAATCCAGAAAAAGACTCCAATATTGATAGAGGTGATCAATATTACTTTGATGGAAAATTTTGCCGCCTTTGCATTCCCTCGCCCCAATTCATTCGAGATACGCACACTGCATATAAAGAAGAGAGATACATAAGTGGCGAAAGCTCCTCTTAACTTGATTTAAGAAGAAAATATCGAGATTCCGATGATTTAGGAATTACCTTGCGCCAATAAGGAATCCTAGGAAGATCGTAAATGCCCATGCTGATATGTTAAGACTGAAAGAGAACAAATGATTAAAAGGGCTGCTTATAGAATGGAACCTCAGTTAATtgcatttttatatattctcacCAGATGGAGAATGCTGATATCGCAACCGTCGCATTCTTCATGTAACCGGCCAGCAAAACCAAAATTGCGGTGTACCAAAGCTCCAAGCTGTTTTCGATCAATCAAATGAGATTTTGGAAATCAGAACTAAAACAGGGAGaatccaaaacaaaatttgGCCGTGGAAAATCTTTACTGtttttcatttcttcattACTAGAAAAACAGAAGACGCCAAGCAGCAATTCTGAGAATAGTTAACTGGAGAAATTCTCCTTGTCTTACCCATAATCcttgaaaaacaaaagttCGCACAGATAAATTTACATTATAAAACTTCGCATGAGCTGCTTTCCAATCCTGCAACGAGCTGAACACCTGCTTACCATATCATCACCCCCGACGATACCGAAAGCTTTATGACAGGCCACAGATCAGCAAAAGCAGCCAGAGAGAATCCTTTCCATGTATTTGAACACCACCCTCCAAAGATGTACACAAACCCTCCAATCACCACGAACCAGCTAGCCACGATCATGGCGCTCATTGCACCAGGAATACCCCAGTTGAGCACGGTAACAAATATCCATGACAGCAACACGTGGAGCAGAAATGAGATTGAGGATAGCCAAGCGATTACAATATTCTTGAGCTGGGATTGCAAGAAACTTAGAATGGTGAAGCTGAAAATGAAGTAGTAGAGGATTGGGATGAACCAGCGGGCTATGTACCCCGCGGAGTCTGCAATCAAGTCGTCTTCCCCTAGGAGCTTGAAAATTGCCGCAGTACAGATGAATATGGGAACTAAGATAGTTACGGTGATAATGTTGATGATCCACGACCTCTGCAGGTAGATGCCAAGCATGTGGTATTGTTTGGCTCCAAAGGCTTGGCCACATAGAGTTTCAGTCGCACTTGACATGCCCAACTGTGTCAAAGagcaagctcaatcctcaatGCAGTCTCAACAGTATGGTCCTATCAAGCTATTGGTTTCCTGAAACACTAAGTCAGTAGAGTAGGGAGGTGCTCAACTAATGTGACACAGCTCGATCAACAATGTTGACATACATATGTGTATCGATAATGCTTCATGCACTAGCTCTTTACTgttcaaatattctagggagCTGCAGACTAAAGATATAAGGCTTACGATTATTCCGTTAACAAATTGAACACCGATGATTTGAATGAGGGCATAAGCGGCTAGCTCAGTCTCGCCAATGTGACCAATGAATGCCTGAGTGACAATAAAGATTCCGGAGACGGAGACTTTGGACAACATTCCAGGGAAGGCCACTCTCCATATCTTCTTTGATTCCTCCCAAACTTTGCTTCTGAGGCTACTGTCCTCTTCTGGCTCTGCTGCTCCACTTCGACTAAGCAGCCTCTCTTCAATCCCCTCGTCTGCTGTCATCCTGTTCATTAAAACTCGTTTGAAGATCTCTTAACCTTGAATGTGGCATTGGTGTGGATGGATCCATTGGCTGagtgaaatttgaaattaccAGCGTGATGTGAAATGTGTAGACCCGACCGACTATAATACAGGAAACATGAGAAGTCGAGCCTAACATTAGTTTTGCAACTATATATTCCAATTGGGTGAGACCTTGGATATCCTCAACTTATCGGCTGAGAATAATTCCGTTTGGTTGTTGGCTTGGCATTTCTAGTGAGTACAACAGGATGACAATCAGCCAAAATCACATATGCAGACTAGCTAGGTGGCAATTTCCAGAACTCAAAGGTCAGGGACAAATTTCAAAGTCAGCCTAAACTTTAGAAGTTCAATTTGCACCAAGTGAAACCTTGAGGAGACATTTCACCACACAAGAAAGCTAGTTTAGGAGGGGGCTTTTTGCAATCTTTGCTTGTCTTATTTGGTAAGGAATGGTACAAAGACAAATTTGACAATATCTTTGCTAGCAATTGTATTTCTGAGGATACCAATGTTTTGGTCTGGGGCACTGGGATCTAAGTTATCTGACACAGATACACATTTCTTTTGCACAAAAACTGCTATGCTCAGGCAGTCACTTGAATCGATCTGTCGAAGGAAATGCATCGAAATATATTGAGTAGAATCTCCATTTGTTCCACTTTCTTGGTCTTACTGAACTTAACATAAGAATCTAGATTATGGATAAACACAGCACAAAGCACACCACATTTGAATTAGAGATGGAGACGCGCAACATTGAACCTgagagctagagagagagagagacttaCCTATGGGTTCTTGGAGGGCCCTTTTGCAAAGATGATGGCCTCTTGAGATTTGACCCTCAGTAGCATTTAATTGCTTAAGAGAGATTAAGCTCATCATTAGCTTCAGCACCCAAAGTCAACCCTCTCCAATAATTTTCCATCAGGGAGTATGAGAGAATATTGTATATGTTTGCATTTGTAACGTTACGTCTAACATGATAAGGAGAGTCACGGTGACGCATTCAATATTTTCAGttgagaaaaagataaaaactcTCATTGTGGTTTGGGGTCGGGACAAATCGCACCatgttcttttatttgagaCAATTAGCCCCCTGTGATTTGTTCCATTAGACATAGGGATTAcaacgttaatttttttcattttcagtcctcaatatttaatcttttaatcattttggtcataaatatttttcttttatcattcatatcctcaacttttcattttgtttcattttagtcctataaagaaaaatcgaaCGGGGAGGGGGTCGGAGCCTCCAACTGGcaaccccgacccctccaccaaGGGCGCCGACGTCCTCTGTGGGTGTCGGCGCCCTcagtggaggggtcggggtcgccggTTGGCCGGCTCCGACCCCAAATCAACCAGGGACTTCGACTCGGGGTCCCCAGTCGATTCGGGGTCagggccgccaatcggcgaccccgactCCTCCACTGAGGTCGCCGACGTCCTCTATGGGTGCCAGCGCCCTCAGTGAAGGGGTGGGGGCCGCCAATCGCCAttcgatttttctttataggattaaaatgaaacaaaataaaaaaagttgagaatatgaatgataaaataaaaagatttaggaccaaaatgattaaaatgctAAAGATTGatgactgaaaatgaaaaaaaaattaacgtcgTAACCCTTATGTCTAACGAAGCAAACCACAGAGGAGGCTAATTATCCCAAATAAAAGAACAAGGTGCGATTTGTCCCGATCCCAAATCACAATGagattttttgtctttttcccttttcagtttaaatgtttaatatttcaattcaaatacttagtaatttatattatttatcacAAATAGTAGAAATACCAATTACTTTATTCATCCGCAAAGAAATATTGATTGTAATTATggttaaaataataatgattatactCAACTCCATGAGATGAAGACAAAAGTAGTTGGGGAAATTATTGATTGTAATTATGgttaaaaaatatgtgagagaatttattattaaattgaagaagaagaagaagaagataaaataataatgattgtactattaaattgagaaaaaaatactGAATAGTTAAGACAATTTagtgttaaaaaattaattgtaataatggttaaaaaaagtatgtaagttgatttattattaaattgaataaaaaaaagtaataattgtgtcgttaaattgaggaaaaattaAAGTGTAGTTAAATGATGTAATAAACAATTTACTGAAATTATCAAGtaaatttatcatgtttgaatTTCTACTATATACtacatacaatatatataccttAATCGTCCTTTCATAATTAACTAATTGTAAATGTTCCACACTGACAGATAATGAGTGGAACTGTGCAACAGAGATCCATGTCtgataaaaataagaaaagaaaaaaaattgtacgCAAGGGAAGTTTTGTGAATAGAAATCGAACTCAAGCTATGTTTGGTTTGCTGGAATGAAATAGACAGGGAATAGAATGGACAGGGAATAAAATAGATGGGAATATAATAGAAATTcagatgaaatttttttgtttggttagAGGGAGTAGCAAAACTGAGAATTATAATTATGATGTTTGGTTGATCGGAATACAAGGGGAATATGACATGTTTCAAAGCCAAAAGACACATATACccttgattaaaaaaaaagtaaacgAGCtattgttcatcttcttctccaaaGATGAAGAGCAGCACAACAGCCATGGATAAGGTCGGATCTGAGATCCCGAGCCCTGGTTATATGGCCGAACTCTATCTCAAGCGAGGAAACAGGCTGCGCAACGGAGCCTTCAAGGACCAGCCCGCCCAATCTGAACTTTGTTCTTCGAAGGATTCGCGGTGTACTTTTGCATCGGTCAGAGCACATAGGCTTTGGTCGAAGGCTCCCAACCTCGAATCGAAGCTCTAGGCTTTGGTCGAAGGCTCTCAACCTCAAATCAATCGAAGCCTTTGCGTGATTCGATTAATAGgttagaggcttcaaatgaAACCCCCGGTCTCGACAtaaggagaagaagaacatAGGAGGAATCGAAGACGTGATGCCGCTCAATCTTGACAGAGAAAGCTCTGCTAGGGTTTTGTAAGCCTGCcgaaagaaaatgtcaattttCAACAGAATATATGGGATGGCATGGGTTTGTAATTAGTGAAATAAGATGAGAGTATTTTTGTCCTTTCGCGTCTAATTTCGGATCCGAAAATGCCAATCCGGACTGTGGAGGGAGGCACCCGTATTCCACATTCAAACCGGATAAGTCTTCCGAGTCAGAATAACTATTCCGTATTCCGTTCAACCAAATGACGAAACACCTATTCCGTACGAAATAGTTATTCCGTTCCCTATGAAAACCTGTGAACCAAATGTAGCATCAGAGTTTTTTTATTCGAAATTGAGAGGGAATGATAGTGCACCAAGCAACAGTGTTCTTACCAACTGATACCACTGTAACTGGAAGTGTACTTTTTCATAAAGTTTTGATAATTATTTAGCTTAAAATCTAATTGTAAGTCCATTCCTGATGATGCATGTATTAAAGACATAGCCATCTCGTAAATTCATTGGACAAATCTTTCACTGAACGCACCAATTTGTTTCTCTCCCTCGAccctctttttctctttataCTATAACTAGTCATATCATCAGCGCGTTGCACGAATATTTGTTTATATTGTTGAtattactaattttataatacaaaattaaatagtTACACTAATTTGTATCTctaaataatttgaaaaagttTCATTGgcaacatataatataatggtaaatatattatagaaattttggaaaaaattgaaaaaatgttCAAGTTTATATTAATGGAAAAACTCGAAAAGATGGCTCGCCATGAACTAAGGGACACGAATGGAAGAATTTTGTAAGTCCATTACGCTCTTTGCAGGAAAGAGAAAATTTCGTgagaatatattaaattattattattactattatatatatatatatatatagagagagagagagagagagagtaagaCTGTTGTACGGTTCAATGTCTATAAACCCAAAGGGGTCAGGAGATAAAGAACGTATGTCGCTTTGACTTTTAGTTGGATACATCCATCAAGTAACCAAACAAACGGATAAGATTTTAATATGCTATCAAGATAAGTAATCCCATAAATTAGGCAGTTGTTATATGATTCGAAGGATACCTACTCATATTCAGATGATTCAGAATATTCTCcctatattaaaaaaaaaaaccttcaaATAAGAGACAAATGACCATCTCACTATACCATATATTAGTTGTTATATAACTCACCATACCATATACTGatttgtgtttttcttttttttctgttataAAGAATGCCCATACTTAGATGGAGATAGAAGAgaaattaagagaaactaGGGGGCatataaaaatgatttatataaaaaaatcttgAAAAATTGTTGACATCAAATAAAcacaaatttatttaatagaaGTTTGACGCTCTAAAATGTTCAAAAGAGATGCTCTATGCAGACTCTCTGCCCGtagcaattttattaattatatattatggtGGATGACGcaatattaaagaaaatttatatattacagGTTTACGCAATTTTTTCAATAGATTCCTGCTTTGCAATGACTTCTCATACAGTGCATGGAATCCCATCTCTGACCCGCCCATTTCGATTGAAATCAAATTGactatgtgtgtgtgtgtgtgtgtgtgtgagagagagagagagagagagagagagagagagagagattaccTTGAGTCATTGTCTCAGAAGgagaaccagaagagagaagGATCGG is a genomic window containing:
- the LOC116206430 gene encoding protein DETOXIFICATION 20-like isoform X1 is translated as MNRMTADEGIEERLLSRSGAAEPEEDSSLRSKVWEESKKIWRVAFPGMLSKVSVSGIFIVTQAFIGHIGETELAAYALIQIIGVQFVNGIILGMSSATETLCGQAFGAKQYHMLGIYLQRSWIINIITVTILVPIFICTAAIFKLLGEDDLIADSAGYIARWFIPILYYFIFSFTILSFLQSQLKNIVIAWLSSISFLLHVLLSWIFVTVLNWGIPGAMSAMIVASWFVVIGGFVYIFGGWCSNTWKGFSLAAFADLWPVIKLSVSSGVMICLELWYTAILVLLAGYMKNATVAISAFSICLNISAWAFTIFLGFLIGASVRISNELGRGNAKAAKFSIKVILITSINIGVFFWILCLVFGRQIAYIFTSKEDIADEVASLSVLLAFTILLYSVQSVLLGAAIGAGTQSMVAYVNIGCYYVIGVPLGVVLGYVANLQVRGIWIGMTIGIAVQTLILGFITYRTNWDEQVLKASERLNRWFLQDAEDGTSSLTRERLIDNDE
- the LOC116206430 gene encoding protein DETOXIFICATION 24-like isoform X3; translation: MSSATETLCGQAFGAKQYHMLGIYLQRSWIINIITVTILVPIFICTAAIFKLLGEDDLIADSAGYIARWFIPILYYFIFSFTILSFLQSQLKNIVIAWLSSISFLLHVLLSWIFVTVLNWGIPGAMSAMIVASWFVVIGGFVYIFGGWCSNTWKGFSLAAFADLWPVIKLSVSSGVMICLELWYTAILVLLAGYMKNATVAISAFSICLNISAWAFTIFLGFLIGASVRISNELGRGNAKAAKFSIKVILITSINIGVFFWILCLVFGRQIAYIFTSKEDIADEVASLSVLLAFTILLYSVQSVLLGAAIGAGTQSMVAYVNIGCYYVIGVPLGVVLGYVANLQVRGIWIGMTIGIAVQTLILGFITYRTNWDEQVLKASERLNRWFLQDAEDGTSSLTRERLIDNDE
- the LOC116206430 gene encoding protein DETOXIFICATION 25-like isoform X2; translated protein: MNRMTADEGIEERLLSRSGAAEPEEDSSLRSKVWEESKKIWRVAFPGMLSKVSVSGIFIVTQAFIGHIGETELAAYALIQIIGVQFVNGIILGMSSATETLCGQAFGAKQYHMLGIYLQRSWIINIITVTILVPIFICTAAIFKLLGEDDLIADSAGYIARWFIPILYYFIFSFTILSFLQSQLKNIVIAWLSSISFLLHVLLSWIFVTVLNWGIPGAMSAMIVASWFVVIGGFVYIFGGWCSNTWKGFSLAAFADLWPVIKLSVSSGVMICLELWYTAILVLLAGYMKNATVAISAFSICLNISAWAFTIFLGFLIGASVRISNELGRGNAKAAKFSIKVILITSINIGVFFWILCLVFGRQIAYIFTSKEDIADEVASLSVLLAFTILLYSVQSVLLGAAIGAGTQSMVAYVNIGCYYVIGVPLGVVLGYVANLQVRGIWIGMTIGIAVQTLILGFITYRTNWDEQHRSGLTDGSCKMQKMVPAV